In one window of Maribacter sp. BPC-D8 DNA:
- a CDS encoding D-alanyl-D-alanine carboxypeptidase/D-alanyl-D-alanine-endopeptidase, whose amino-acid sequence MKNFLFLAVTFLLLSACSSKKSLVSKSFDKQLSSAFYKNQFTGVLVIDVESKDTIYTSNSHKYFIPASNTKIFTLLAALKTLPAQIPALKYIEANDTLYFEGTGDPSFLHPYIKDSTALKFLQNQSNLVFVSNNFQDKKYGPGWAWDDYQWYYSAEKSVLPLNGNVVITYKNPELIVSPPYFKDSVLELTHKNNRNETSNRFYYPPTKKDTLETPFITSDQTTRFVLENLLSKKVGTASTMPSGEKQTLYGSNADSLYVRMMHESDNFIAEQLLLVASGVLSDTLNGKLTRDYILENELKNLKQEPRWVDGSGLSRYNLFTPQNMVSVLDQLYSLVPQERLFSIFPAGGLSGTLKNRFAGDEKPYVFAKSGSLSNNYCLSGYLVANSGKVLIFSFMNNHFKQSTSEERNRLEQMLQTLRDTY is encoded by the coding sequence ATGAAGAATTTTCTCTTTTTAGCAGTTACTTTTTTGCTACTATCTGCCTGTAGTTCAAAGAAGTCTTTGGTTTCAAAATCCTTTGACAAACAGTTATCATCAGCGTTTTATAAAAATCAGTTCACGGGGGTTTTGGTTATCGATGTTGAATCGAAAGACACCATATATACCAGTAACAGTCATAAATATTTTATACCTGCTAGTAACACCAAAATTTTTACACTTTTAGCAGCACTTAAAACCCTGCCAGCTCAAATACCAGCTTTAAAATATATTGAAGCAAATGATACCTTATATTTTGAAGGAACTGGTGACCCTTCATTTTTGCATCCTTATATAAAAGACTCAACAGCTTTAAAATTTCTTCAGAATCAAAGTAATCTAGTTTTTGTATCAAATAACTTTCAAGATAAAAAATACGGACCAGGTTGGGCTTGGGACGATTACCAATGGTATTATTCTGCAGAGAAAAGTGTATTGCCTTTAAATGGTAATGTGGTGATAACTTATAAGAATCCCGAGCTTATCGTTTCTCCTCCTTATTTCAAGGATAGCGTTTTAGAATTGACCCATAAGAACAATAGAAATGAAACTTCGAATAGGTTCTATTATCCGCCAACAAAAAAAGATACGTTAGAAACTCCGTTTATCACAAGTGACCAGACTACTAGGTTTGTTTTAGAAAATTTACTTTCCAAAAAAGTTGGTACTGCTTCGACAATGCCTTCGGGTGAAAAACAAACCTTGTACGGTAGTAATGCCGATTCGCTTTATGTGCGTATGATGCACGAAAGCGATAATTTTATTGCCGAACAGCTTTTACTCGTAGCATCGGGAGTCCTCTCTGATACTTTAAATGGGAAACTAACGAGAGATTATATTTTAGAAAACGAACTGAAAAATTTAAAGCAAGAACCTCGATGGGTCGATGGATCAGGACTCTCTCGATACAATTTGTTTACACCGCAAAACATGGTCTCGGTTTTAGACCAACTATATTCATTGGTGCCTCAAGAACGTTTATTTTCTATTTTCCCTGCCGGGGGATTATCGGGTACTTTAAAAAATAGGTTTGCCGGAGATGAGAAACCTTATGTATTTGCTAAATCTGGAAGCCTAAGTAATAACTACTGCCTTAGCGGATACTTGGTTGCAAACTCAGGAAAAGTGTTGATTTTCAGTTTTATGAACAATCACTTTAAACAATCTACATCAGAAGAACGAAATAGACTTGAACAAATGCTTCAAACGCTTAGAGACACCTATTAA
- a CDS encoding LysR substrate-binding domain-containing protein, translating to MTITQLQYVLAVAEYKNFTLAAEKSFVTQPTLSMQVQKLEDELDILLFDRSKKPITITEVGKKIVAQAKNIVNEAARIKDIVEQEKGFIGGDYVLGIIPTIMPTLLPMFLKNFIQKYPKVNLIIKEQNTESLIKNIEDGHIDAAIAATPLEVDFITERPLYYEPFVGYVPKDHRLGNSTQITPDDLDIGDILLLQDGHCFREGVLNLCKAPKISGEHFSLQSGSFETLINLSNEGLGMTLLPYLNTLELDEVKKKNLKYFKEPSPAREVSLIYHKKELKVQITEALRDVITGIVRGAIAFQDVKIISPLHK from the coding sequence ATGACCATTACCCAATTACAATACGTACTTGCTGTTGCTGAATACAAAAATTTTACACTCGCTGCCGAGAAGAGTTTTGTAACGCAACCGACTTTAAGCATGCAAGTTCAAAAGCTTGAAGATGAATTAGATATACTTCTTTTTGATCGCAGTAAAAAACCAATTACCATTACCGAAGTCGGTAAAAAAATTGTGGCACAAGCAAAGAATATTGTAAATGAGGCGGCACGTATTAAAGATATCGTAGAGCAAGAAAAAGGATTTATAGGTGGGGATTATGTATTGGGGATCATCCCCACCATAATGCCTACTTTATTACCGATGTTCCTGAAGAATTTTATACAGAAATATCCGAAGGTAAATCTGATAATTAAAGAGCAAAATACAGAGAGTTTAATCAAGAATATTGAAGACGGTCACATCGACGCTGCTATAGCCGCAACACCTTTAGAGGTTGATTTTATAACCGAAAGACCTTTGTATTATGAACCGTTTGTAGGCTATGTCCCTAAAGATCATCGTCTTGGAAATAGTACACAGATTACGCCCGATGATTTAGATATTGGAGATATATTACTGCTACAAGACGGACACTGTTTTAGAGAAGGTGTTTTGAATCTTTGTAAAGCCCCGAAAATTAGCGGAGAACATTTTAGCCTACAAAGCGGAAGTTTTGAAACTCTTATAAATCTTTCTAACGAAGGTTTAGGCATGACACTTTTACCTTATTTAAATACTTTAGAACTTGACGAAGTAAAAAAGAAAAACTTGAAGTACTTTAAAGAACCTTCACCTGCACGTGAAGTAAGTCTTATCTACCACAAAAAAGAACTAAAAGTACAGATTACTGAGGCTTTAAGAGATGTTATTACAGGTATTGTTCGTGGTGCAATCGCTTTTCAAGATGTAAAAATTATAAGTCCGCTACATAAGTAA
- a CDS encoding DUF2141 domain-containing protein: MKKLLFTITAFALTITMNAQEKEGITLTVVIENVLNDEGHVLSALHNEATFMKAEGLETSHDKAEAGELILTFENIQPGDYAFSVLHDANDNNSMDFEANGMPKEDYAMSGNSMPMGPPTFSDAKFTVEKEDMQLTLRF; encoded by the coding sequence ATGAAAAAATTACTATTTACTATTACTGCATTCGCACTGACAATTACTATGAACGCTCAAGAAAAAGAAGGCATTACACTAACTGTTGTTATTGAAAATGTACTGAATGATGAAGGGCACGTATTAAGTGCATTACACAACGAAGCCACTTTTATGAAAGCTGAAGGACTTGAAACCAGCCATGATAAAGCGGAAGCTGGCGAGTTAATATTAACCTTTGAAAACATACAACCTGGTGATTACGCATTTTCTGTTCTGCATGATGCTAATGATAATAATTCGATGGATTTTGAAGCTAACGGTATGCCAAAAGAAGATTATGCGATGAGTGGTAATTCTATGCCAATGGGTCCACCGACATTTAGCGACGCAAAATTCACTGTCGAAAAAGAAGATATGCAATTAACCCTTAGATTTTAA
- a CDS encoding DoxX family protein, whose translation MYYQQLLPLKKLIIPFRIDALMPNILVLIPRVITGYLLAFVFAVNKFGTPWTPKSTGLGFLEVSDWFVYLVKQFGIPFSYMPEFFAWSAGFTEALGGILLILGLNTRITAFFVTVTMFTTIVFRPWDNSWSIMPTFTFFCLGLFFMGFGSGKFGLDYFITKRR comes from the coding sequence ATGTACTATCAACAACTACTTCCTTTAAAAAAGTTGATCATTCCTTTTAGGATAGATGCATTGATGCCAAATATTCTAGTACTAATACCTAGAGTAATTACCGGATACTTACTTGCTTTTGTTTTTGCCGTTAATAAATTTGGAACGCCTTGGACTCCAAAATCTACAGGACTCGGATTTTTAGAGGTATCTGACTGGTTTGTTTATCTGGTTAAACAATTCGGTATACCATTTTCTTATATGCCCGAATTCTTTGCCTGGTCTGCAGGGTTTACAGAAGCGCTAGGTGGCATTTTATTGATTTTAGGATTAAATACTAGAATAACAGCCTTCTTTGTTACCGTAACTATGTTTACTACCATAGTATTTAGACCTTGGGATAATTCGTGGAGTATTATGCCCACATTTACTTTTTTCTGTTTAGGTCTCTTCTTCATGGGATTCGGATCAGGGAAATTCGGTCTCGATTATTTCATCACCAAAAGAAGATAA
- a CDS encoding CIA30 family protein — protein MSELKSIFEFNKKSNIKQWHIVNDDVMGGLSMGLMQINMQGNGVFSGHVSLENNGGFCLVRHDVERIPVDAFSAFVIRIKGDGKKYAFRCKSGEHQRHTYNYDFKSSKEWQTIEIPFTEMEAVFRGEELKLPNYHGDYLAQIAIIIKNGVEEDFTLEIESIYLK, from the coding sequence ATGAGCGAATTAAAATCAATTTTTGAATTCAATAAAAAGTCAAATATTAAACAATGGCATATTGTCAACGATGATGTTATGGGTGGTCTGTCAATGGGACTTATGCAAATAAATATGCAAGGTAATGGTGTTTTCAGTGGACATGTTTCTTTAGAAAACAATGGTGGATTCTGCCTTGTAAGACATGATGTCGAACGTATACCTGTCGATGCTTTTTCGGCTTTCGTAATTCGGATTAAAGGCGACGGAAAAAAATATGCTTTCCGTTGTAAATCTGGCGAGCATCAACGACACACCTATAACTATGATTTTAAGTCTAGTAAAGAATGGCAAACAATAGAAATTCCGTTTACTGAAATGGAAGCTGTTTTTAGAGGCGAAGAATTAAAACTGCCCAACTATCATGGCGATTACCTAGCACAAATTGCCATTATCATTAAGAATGGCGTTGAAGAAGACTTCACCCTCGAAATTGAGAGTATCTACCTAAAATAA
- a CDS encoding FMN-binding negative transcriptional regulator, with translation MFIPEHYKNNDIEEIHKFLKNNSFGILINTIEGKPWGTHIPLELSKNSDDKDILVGHIAKANLQSKNLVDGDDVLCIFNGPHSYISSSWYQHEEVPTWNYVAVHVYGTVKIQTSEELLTSLYALVDKYEQRSEHPISLNEMSKKTMSQVNGIIGFEILVNDIQAVNKLSQGRSHDHPKIISELEKQGAPEKAVAVEMKKRMT, from the coding sequence ATGTTTATACCTGAGCACTATAAAAATAATGACATTGAAGAGATTCATAAATTTTTAAAAAATAATAGTTTCGGTATACTAATTAATACTATTGAAGGTAAACCTTGGGGTACGCATATTCCACTAGAACTTTCAAAGAATTCAGACGATAAAGATATCTTGGTCGGTCATATTGCCAAAGCGAATTTGCAAAGTAAAAATCTGGTTGATGGCGATGACGTGCTCTGTATTTTTAATGGACCGCATAGCTATATTTCATCATCATGGTATCAACATGAAGAAGTACCTACTTGGAACTATGTTGCCGTTCATGTTTATGGTACTGTAAAAATTCAAACTTCAGAAGAGTTACTGACCTCTTTATATGCACTTGTAGATAAATACGAGCAAAGATCCGAACACCCTATTTCATTGAATGAAATGTCTAAAAAAACCATGAGTCAAGTAAATGGTATTATAGGATTTGAAATTTTAGTGAATGATATACAAGCAGTAAACAAACTTTCGCAAGGTAGAAGTCATGATCACCCTAAAATTATATCTGAACTTGAAAAACAAGGCGCTCCTGAAAAAGCGGTTGCAGTTGAAATGAAAAAACGAATGACATAG
- a CDS encoding alpha/beta fold hydrolase gives MPFITNTKAKEQVDIFYEDYGSGQPVILIHGWPLSRKSWEQQVWKIVEEGYRCISYDRRGFGTSSSPWDSYDYSALASDLNTIIEELDLKDAVIVGFSMGGGEVVRYLTDYGSSRIAKAALISSIIPLVKQKPDNPAGVPEEALDGIIDALQKDRVGFLKEFSKGFYNFEENKGKRISQAQLDYDFTIASFASPRATIQTALSWMHTDFRPELKNVTVPTLIVHGDADATVPIETSAKQAHEGIKYSTYEVIKGAPHGLNVTHPDELNEILISFLKK, from the coding sequence ATGCCCTTTATAACAAATACAAAAGCAAAAGAACAAGTAGATATATTTTACGAAGATTACGGAAGCGGACAACCGGTGATTTTAATTCATGGATGGCCATTAAGTCGTAAATCTTGGGAACAACAAGTATGGAAAATAGTTGAAGAAGGCTATCGTTGTATTTCGTACGACCGTAGAGGATTTGGTACATCATCTTCGCCATGGGATTCGTATGATTATTCTGCTCTAGCGAGTGATTTAAATACAATCATAGAAGAGCTTGATTTAAAAGATGCCGTTATCGTTGGTTTTTCAATGGGTGGAGGAGAAGTAGTTCGTTATTTAACAGATTACGGTTCTAGCAGAATCGCCAAAGCAGCTTTGATTAGTTCCATAATTCCATTAGTAAAACAAAAACCAGATAACCCCGCGGGAGTACCAGAAGAAGCATTAGACGGAATTATTGATGCTTTGCAAAAAGATAGGGTTGGCTTCTTGAAAGAGTTCAGTAAAGGATTCTACAATTTTGAAGAAAATAAAGGAAAAAGAATAAGTCAGGCGCAATTAGATTACGATTTTACTATCGCTTCATTTGCATCGCCTAGAGCAACTATACAAACGGCTTTATCTTGGATGCATACTGATTTTAGACCAGAGCTAAAGAATGTTACCGTACCAACGTTAATCGTACACGGCGATGCTGATGCAACCGTACCAATAGAAACTTCGGCAAAACAAGCACATGAAGGTATTAAGTATAGTACTTATGAAGTAATTAAAGGAGCTCCACACGGACTCAATGTTACTCACCCCGATGAGTTGAATGAAATATTGATTTCTTTTTTGAAGAAGTAA
- a CDS encoding endonuclease/exonuclease/phosphatase family protein: MQNNRLKSLAFILGLFVSMSTMYGQEIDILTYNIKYDNVNDTVNNWNDRKVAMVDLLNHYNPGAIGMQEVLHHQLSYLDEKLTDYSYIGVGRDDGKKKGEYSPILYNTKKFKLLQSETFWLSETPDKISVGWDAAMERICTYGLFEDLKTGIHFLVFNTHFDHIGTVAREKSAELIVSKIHEINENKLPVVLMGDLNLSPDEGPIQYLQNALSDGLANTQKKFYGPTGTFSGFDHSKVLNERIDYIFVENFKVLEYMHIDNRMENNKHISDHLPVLARLVIEK; this comes from the coding sequence ATGCAGAATAATCGCTTGAAGTCGCTAGCATTTATATTGGGATTATTTGTTTCGATGTCCACTATGTATGGTCAAGAGATAGATATACTGACATACAATATAAAGTATGATAATGTAAACGACACTGTAAATAATTGGAACGACCGTAAAGTTGCAATGGTAGATTTACTTAACCATTATAACCCTGGTGCTATTGGTATGCAAGAAGTTTTGCATCATCAGTTGAGCTATTTAGATGAAAAACTTACCGATTATTCATATATCGGAGTTGGGCGTGATGACGGAAAGAAAAAGGGCGAATACTCCCCTATTTTGTATAACACTAAAAAGTTTAAGCTTTTACAGAGTGAAACCTTTTGGCTGTCTGAAACTCCCGATAAAATATCTGTGGGTTGGGATGCTGCTATGGAACGTATTTGCACCTATGGATTATTCGAAGATTTGAAAACAGGAATACACTTTTTGGTTTTCAATACCCACTTTGACCATATTGGTACTGTTGCACGTGAAAAATCTGCTGAATTGATAGTTTCCAAAATCCATGAAATAAATGAGAATAAACTTCCTGTAGTTTTAATGGGCGACTTGAATTTGAGTCCCGATGAAGGACCTATTCAATATTTGCAAAATGCCCTATCGGATGGTTTAGCAAATACTCAAAAAAAGTTTTACGGACCAACAGGAACGTTTAGTGGATTTGACCATTCTAAAGTTTTAAACGAACGCATCGATTATATTTTTGTAGAGAATTTTAAAGTTTTAGAATACATGCATATTGATAATAGGATGGAAAATAACAAACACATCTCTGATCATTTGCCGGTATTAGCACGATTGGTTATTGAAAAATAG
- a CDS encoding S9 family peptidase, with translation MKIIKTLFLLLFTVSATAQVSSNLELTDIFNMEYVSDPQISPDGSKIIYVRNFKDIMTDRNLSNLWMVNYDGSQNRPLTTGNQNDYYPRWSHDGKKIIYKSNQTDEKMKLYVMWMDTKEIAPLTNTPKAPGAVSWSNDDRYLAFTMFVPEAEESIVKLPAKPEGAKWNTPPTYIDKLNYRGDGQGYIKGGHSQIFKLSIDGGTPKQLTTTKFDHGAPVWAKNDRTLYFSANFNPDEAFEPANSEVYALEIATAKVSPLTSRYGPDGSPKVSPDGKMIAYTGNDDKLQGYQITNLYVMNTDGSNSKLLSGSFDRDIANAQWANDGKGLYFQYDTEGATKIGHITLDGKVTTLVEGLGGLSLGRPYNAGDFTVSTNSKFAYTLGNTEHPSDLGVGDKKGSKRLTFVNDDLYSFREIGKTEEIWWESSFDQQKIQGWVVTPPNFDPNKKYPFILEIHGGPFTSYGSVYSAEIQAYAAAGYVVLYSNPRGSTSYGAEFGNLIHHDYPNHDYDDLMSGVDAVIEKGYVDTDNLFVTGGSGGGVLTAWIVGKTDRFKAAVVAKPVINWTSFVLYADGAAFFSKYWFGKKPWEDPENYFRRSPLMYVANVTTPTMLLTGEEDYRTPIAESEQFYTALKLEGVETAMVRIPGAGHGIANRPSNLIAKIASVLAWFEKYKDAE, from the coding sequence ATGAAAATTATTAAAACACTGTTTCTCTTATTGTTTACAGTATCTGCAACTGCACAGGTTTCTTCTAATCTTGAGCTGACCGATATTTTTAATATGGAATATGTATCTGACCCTCAGATATCGCCAGATGGTAGTAAAATCATCTATGTTCGAAATTTTAAGGACATAATGACGGACAGAAATTTATCGAACCTTTGGATGGTTAATTACGATGGTTCGCAAAACAGACCATTAACTACCGGCAACCAAAACGATTATTACCCACGTTGGTCTCATGACGGTAAAAAAATCATCTATAAATCGAACCAAACGGATGAAAAGATGAAGCTTTATGTGATGTGGATGGATACCAAAGAAATTGCTCCACTAACAAATACACCAAAAGCACCAGGCGCTGTTAGCTGGTCTAATGACGATCGTTATTTGGCATTTACTATGTTTGTACCAGAAGCTGAAGAATCTATAGTAAAACTACCTGCAAAGCCTGAAGGCGCAAAATGGAATACTCCACCGACATATATTGATAAATTAAATTACAGAGGTGACGGTCAAGGTTATATAAAAGGCGGTCACAGTCAAATTTTTAAATTGTCTATTGATGGCGGAACTCCAAAACAATTAACGACAACAAAATTTGACCACGGTGCACCTGTTTGGGCAAAAAATGACAGAACTTTATATTTCTCGGCAAACTTTAATCCTGATGAGGCATTTGAACCTGCAAATAGCGAAGTTTATGCCTTGGAGATTGCCACTGCTAAAGTTTCTCCATTAACATCTAGATATGGTCCTGATGGTTCTCCTAAAGTTTCCCCTGATGGTAAAATGATTGCCTACACCGGTAATGATGACAAATTGCAAGGATACCAGATTACGAACCTTTATGTAATGAATACCGATGGCAGCAACTCAAAATTACTTTCTGGCAGTTTTGATAGGGACATTGCCAATGCGCAATGGGCTAATGATGGTAAGGGACTTTATTTTCAATATGATACGGAAGGTGCCACCAAAATAGGACATATTACGTTGGATGGAAAAGTAACTACTCTTGTTGAAGGTCTTGGCGGGTTGTCATTAGGTAGACCATACAATGCCGGTGATTTTACGGTTTCTACGAATTCAAAATTCGCCTATACTTTAGGGAATACAGAGCACCCTTCTGATTTAGGGGTTGGCGATAAAAAAGGTTCTAAACGATTGACTTTTGTTAATGATGATTTATATTCTTTTAGAGAAATAGGCAAGACCGAAGAGATTTGGTGGGAGTCTTCTTTTGACCAACAAAAAATACAAGGTTGGGTAGTAACTCCGCCAAACTTTGACCCGAACAAAAAATACCCATTTATTCTTGAAATTCATGGGGGACCATTTACCAGCTATGGTTCTGTGTATAGTGCAGAAATTCAAGCTTACGCCGCTGCTGGTTATGTGGTTTTGTACAGCAACCCAAGAGGAAGTACGAGTTACGGAGCGGAATTTGGTAATTTGATTCACCATGACTATCCTAACCATGATTATGATGATTTAATGAGCGGTGTTGATGCTGTTATTGAGAAAGGATATGTGGATACCGATAATCTTTTCGTGACCGGTGGTAGTGGCGGCGGAGTACTAACTGCTTGGATAGTAGGAAAAACAGACCGATTTAAAGCTGCCGTAGTTGCCAAACCAGTTATAAACTGGACAAGCTTTGTTCTTTATGCTGATGGTGCTGCATTTTTCTCTAAATACTGGTTCGGTAAAAAACCTTGGGAAGATCCAGAAAATTATTTTAGACGCTCACCGTTAATGTACGTTGCCAATGTAACTACGCCAACCATGTTGCTTACTGGTGAAGAAGATTATAGAACACCAATTGCAGAATCTGAGCAGTTTTATACCGCCTTAAAATTAGAAGGTGTAGAAACGGCTATGGTACGTATACCTGGTGCAGGACACGGTATTGCCAACAGACCTAGTAATTTAATAGCTAAAATTGCAAGTGTATTAGCTTGGTTCGAAAAGTATAAAGATGCAGAATAA
- a CDS encoding SDR family oxidoreductase — MKVLFIGGTGNISTPSSRLAVAKGMDLYVLNRGKAKVEIEGAHSIIGDINKPEELTELKKHEWDVVVNWIAFTPDDIERDIDLFRGKTKQYIFISSASCYQTPLSYPVITESTPLCNNLWDYSQGKIECEDRLQKAYREEGFPITIVRPSLTYDTVIPIAIGGFNKYNTAKRILDGKEIIIHGDGTSLWTVTHSDDFAKGFVGLLGLQTAIGHAFHITSDEVLTWNMIYKILADALGKEAKVVHIASDFICKVEPSFTGTLLADKAESVLFDNTKIKTFVPGFKATIPFSEGIKRTIKWLKENPEHQNIDAETEAKIENVLKVYKGL; from the coding sequence ATGAAAGTATTATTTATAGGAGGAACAGGAAATATTAGTACGCCAAGTAGTAGATTGGCGGTAGCTAAAGGAATGGATTTATATGTATTGAATAGGGGGAAAGCTAAAGTTGAGATTGAAGGAGCGCATTCCATTATCGGAGACATTAATAAACCAGAGGAACTTACAGAACTTAAAAAGCATGAGTGGGATGTTGTCGTTAACTGGATTGCTTTCACTCCCGATGATATTGAGCGCGATATTGATTTGTTCAGAGGTAAGACCAAACAATATATTTTTATTAGCTCGGCATCATGTTACCAGACTCCGTTGAGTTATCCGGTGATAACGGAATCTACCCCTTTGTGCAATAATCTGTGGGACTATTCTCAAGGTAAAATTGAGTGTGAAGACCGATTACAAAAAGCATATCGTGAAGAAGGATTCCCAATTACCATTGTTCGTCCGTCATTAACATATGACACGGTAATACCTATTGCCATTGGCGGATTCAATAAATATAATACCGCAAAGCGAATTTTAGATGGAAAAGAAATTATTATACATGGTGATGGAACTTCGCTATGGACAGTAACCCATTCCGATGATTTTGCAAAAGGATTTGTTGGGTTACTAGGTTTACAAACTGCAATCGGACATGCCTTTCATATTACATCCGATGAGGTGTTAACTTGGAATATGATTTATAAAATTCTAGCGGATGCATTAGGAAAAGAAGCAAAAGTAGTACACATAGCATCAGATTTTATTTGTAAAGTAGAACCATCATTCACAGGAACACTATTGGCGGATAAAGCAGAAAGCGTTTTGTTCGATAATACCAAAATTAAAACCTTCGTACCCGGCTTTAAAGCAACTATTCCTTTTTCTGAAGGAATCAAGAGAACTATTAAGTGGCTTAAAGAAAATCCGGAACATCAGAATATTGATGCTGAGACAGAAGCAAAGATTGAGAATGTGTTGAAAGTTTATAAGGGGCTGTAG
- a CDS encoding peptidase E, whose product MKKQMVIYGSGRHTVPFLNYIAKATGKEKPNMCFIPTASGEDEQYIASFYEVCSQIDVTPHVLSVWINSYDQKESFEEIISRMDAIIVGGGNTLNMLSIWKAQGIDIALKNAYDNGVVMGGGSAGSLCWFNGGTTDSRPKELSIVGGMAFIDKSHCPHYNSETSRRPLYFENIKAGKLSNGYACDDRSAIHFIDGEVHTSVSLNEENHSYYVYLKDGEIVEELIPSTVIS is encoded by the coding sequence ATGAAAAAGCAAATGGTTATTTATGGCAGCGGTCGCCATACCGTACCATTCTTAAATTATATAGCTAAAGCCACTGGTAAAGAAAAGCCGAATATGTGTTTTATACCTACTGCTAGCGGTGAAGACGAACAATATATTGCTTCTTTCTATGAGGTGTGCTCTCAAATAGATGTTACTCCGCACGTACTATCTGTTTGGATTAATTCATACGACCAAAAAGAATCTTTCGAGGAGATTATCTCTCGAATGGATGCTATTATCGTTGGTGGTGGAAATACCTTAAATATGCTTTCCATATGGAAAGCTCAAGGTATTGATATCGCTCTTAAAAACGCTTATGATAACGGAGTGGTTATGGGCGGTGGTAGCGCTGGTTCTTTATGTTGGTTTAATGGTGGTACTACAGATTCTAGACCAAAAGAATTAAGTATTGTTGGCGGTATGGCGTTTATTGACAAAAGCCACTGTCCGCATTACAATTCAGAAACTTCACGTAGACCTCTTTATTTTGAAAATATTAAAGCTGGTAAACTTTCTAATGGTTATGCCTGCGATGACCGATCTGCTATTCATTTTATTGATGGCGAAGTACATACTTCTGTTTCTTTGAATGAAGAAAACCATTCGTACTATGTGTATTTAAAAGATGGCGAAATTGTGGAAGAATTGATACCAAGTACGGTAATTTCATAG